Part of the Betta splendens chromosome 17, fBetSpl5.4, whole genome shotgun sequence genome, ATAAACGGCCATAACACCGTCCTCACCCGGATCCATCCAGGACACATGCATTAGTCATCGTCCGCTAGCTGAGGACACTATGCAGTATTTAACATGGCGCTGCACATGCACAGCTACCAGCTAACAGAAAGCTGGCAAATAGCTCAGCCCGTCGGACCTTCCAGAACAAGCTCACCTGCAGGTTTGCTGCCGGCAGCAGGACCGGGTACGGTTCCGTCCGTGCCGCGTTGGCCCGAGGCGCTGGTGGGGCTGGGCGCGTTCCTGACGGGGGCCGAGGTCACGCTGGGGCTCCTCTGCGGCACTGAGGTCACTGGAGCCGGGCTGGTGAGGTCTTTCCCCAGGAGACACCGATGGTCCCGCCTCTGGAGAAAAGAGGAACCGGATTCAGCGTTTGTGCCGAAAAACACGTCAGTGATTCTGAGTGAAGCCAAAAACAaggaccacctcctccgggcaGCCGTGGTCGACCCAGTCCTGACGGTACCGATCGAACCCACTGGAGCATCTGAGGAAAGGATTAGAAAAAACTGTACTgatgcacaaacgcacacacagtgtGGTTGACGTGATTCATTTAGATTTTATACTATGATGATAATTAATAAACTacaattaatttgtttattaatcCCAATTTTTTATTGAATGCTCTCTACTACAAAGTAGACGTGCTCTTGCTTTACCTTTGCAGTCGACTGCACCAGCTGCAGTTAAAGCCAATCTGAGAGGAGACACATGGGCCACAGCTGGAGAACTGGAGACAAGCTGAGAAGAAAGCGTGAAGACAGCTCTGACCCAAACATTAGAACCATGTCTTACTATAATTCACTCCAGCAGCCACTAATAATAAGCACCTAACGCATAATGGGGCCACTGGGTGTATTTGAGCAGGGAAACATCACAGACTTACTGGGGagaggcagcagctccacggcTGTAGAGCTGGAGATTCTGGACTTGAGGATGTCGACTTTATGATACTCGTAGATGGTTGTCCTCCGAACGTCTACAAGAAGGAAGGTTGAGGGTTTCGTCCGGATGCAGCGCTAACACCTGTGAACGTGTGACTCACTGGGGATCTGCTCTATCGCGTGAAGCACCACAAACGCATCCGACAAGCCGACCTTCACGGGATGATTCTCAGAGCGGATGTCGTCAACGGCAACGGGGATCTGAGAGGACAAAGCTGCAAGGATGCGCTTATTTCACACTAAGCAAGAAGAAGAGTCGTTGTTGCACCTGTTTGTAGGCAAAGACGATGTGTCCGCTGCTGTGCAGAACGGCCTGGAAGGTGAAGGCTCCCAGACCCACGCTGTCCTGCAGGTGAACCCggtcccactggaccaccagTGCAGTTCCTACGGGGTGGACGGAAACGGGCAGGTCTGTCAGTGAGGAGCCGAGTGCGGAACCGAGAACCGAGTCGCTCTCACCGTTGTCCCAGTAGAACACAGTGGAGTTCCTGGACAGACTTGGGTCAAAGTTGGCCATCAGAGGAGCGATGTACTGAGTGGCTGTGAGCATGCGGTGCATGACATCACCTGTGTAGAGGAAACCTGAGGGAGAAAGGGCTAAATAGTGCAGCTGCAAATGAGAATATACAcaacaaaagtgtgtgtgtgtgtttgatgctgcAGACTCACCCCCAGTTGTGACTGTGATTTCCTTCAAAACGTGACCGTAGAAGGGAAAGTCGAAGGAGAGGTTCAGCCTCTGAAAGGAACCACAGGCGGAGAGTGACGGCGGCTGCACATGGACGCGAGAGAAAACCATGCGCGTGCGGTCGCACCTCGGCCCGTCTGTGGGCGCCGGACAGAACCCCGTGGGCCTCCCACTGGTCCGGGTCCACCCACAGCTCTCGGGCGGCGCCGTCTCCGGGGCCGTGGATCTTCGACGTGTAGTAGGCGTGGCCGACGTCCTAGCAACAAAGGGATTTAATGCCTCAAGCCTTCACATGTACAGAATGGCTCATCCAGATGATGCATCCGATGCGTCAGTCTTATTACCACAATCTGTGTGgggttgttgtgtttcttcatcAGCAGGTCTGGAGCCGCGTCCTGTGGAAGGTGCTGACCTCTGTAACGTCCTCTAATACCTGGAGTCTGGTGCGGGAGCCCCTCTGTGGGCCTGGACGCCCACCTCTTGTCCTGTGGCTGCTCATTTGCTGCGTTTGGATTCGTCCTCCCCTCACGTGTGTTGGTGAGATCGAGTCCTGAGAGGACAGAGACAAACCAGGAGCTGTTAACATCTGCACACTCACAACAGTGACTAAAATGTGCAACAAACCTTCATTGGTCCACTAGTAAAGACATCACCTACTCATCTGGAACTGACCTAAAATGCTTAGTTTGGAATATTACTATTTTACTTTAATCTCAAAGTCTTTAAAATGCTGGGCTCGTGTTGTTTGGGACACAACCAGCCCTGAGCTGGTGACACGAGGCCAACATGTGCGCTCCCTCCGACCCGCGGCCCCTTCAGTGACAACAGTgcatcctcagcctcctcttcacAGCACAGGGTGAACACATGCTTCACATTCTTCTCACCAGCAGGTcctggtccgggtccgggtccaggaCCAGACCTGAGGCGCCGCCCAGCGGGGTCTGCTGTGCCTGTGGCCGTGAGACTAACACGCCACCTGTGTCAGCGTGACGTGGGCAGCGCTCAAACGCTGGACACGAGACCAGGTTTCCCCACTTCCACCTGCACCTGAACGCACCTTTACTTAAAAAGCTCACCTGGACGCACAGGTAGCGTTCGACGCGTTAACACAACCACATAATAGTCAATCTCTTGATATGAACTTTAGGcctaattaaagaaaaaaacaaatcagtgaCTTACGTCCCGCTGTGACTTACCATGAACGGACTTCATCTTCGTGAAACTCATCTGGAAGTTGAAAACAACGAGGAGCTCTGTGACGAGCCGAGCCGTCCCCCacatccttcctctgctctcaaCTAAAGAACTAATGAGGCCAGTGTAAGTTTGCGCCACTCCCAAAGTCCCGCTGTGAATCCTTTAAAAGTAAATGTCCACGTTTCCCCGCGGAGGCTGCGCCCGTGACACCCGCGTCTGGATTCTAGTCTGAGCTCAAACCACCTGCGTCTGCGGACAAATGACCGACTGCCTGCAGCCGTGGACAGGCTGCGTTCACGTGCTGTCGTAATTATGAGCACTACACAAACCCAATGTTATCGaagcacattttaaaattgtTCTGCGAATCAATGCATGTACTTTAAACTATGGACATTGTACTTTTCTCTTGAGAACCCAGTCCCGATAACCCAACAAGTTTAGTTTATTAACGAGTTTACATTTCACAGATGTAGCATACTGTTCTCTAGGTAAAAACTGTGTCCCTTGTCCAAATCTTACTTAAACCAATAGTTACTTTGAATTTTCTAAAgtaaaatcataaataaaaagctgcaaatAAAAAAGGTCAGTAATAtaatctctctcacacacaaaaataGAACAGTACTGATCAGTAACTAATGCTAGTATTTTACATCTAACACTGGTGTTTTCAGCTAATGATTAACTAATTCCTGTCTACAAGTCCCATTATAGAAACCAACTGGTGGcaagtgaaagcagcagcagttattTAAATCTACTGTAATGCACACGTCTACCACTAGTTAGACAGGAAATACctacaaatgaaacaaattatgTATATGGTCCGATTTTAATGCAAGAAATGCAATATCAAGTGATGACAATTCCACACGAATGACAAAGTGAAGGAATAAACCATTAATGGGGAAGAAGGCTGCACAATAGATCATAATACAAGAGCACTTCAGGCCTACAACTCAACAAAAGTCTCTAGATATTATGTAGGGAATGGGTTTCTAcgtgttttttcccaaattctACGATTGCCAACAAAAGCACTGATGaaaaatcatttaaaatcaTAAGCTGTTGTTTCCAAACATACAAAGTGTGTCTTTACATTGTGTCAGAGTTTTTAAGCTCGTAATGCATTTATGGTTGTGAAATTCatgctagaaaaaaaaacacttcagtaAAGGTGTTACATGCGCACTTTTGACATAAGTCATTACCACCTTAGCTGGTATGAACCTATGAAGACATGGATTGGTGGCCCTCAAACGTGCAATCAGCTCCACTGGTTCAGGCTTGTTTGTTCTTATCCTATTTATCATACATTGTTAAAGAATGGCTAAACATTCTATAGGCATATGTAAAAGTGAAGCACAAATAACTCTTGAAGAGGTCCTGTGTAGCAATTCTCTGAAGATACAATTCTGATAACATTAAGATGAATAATTTACAGTTTACAATTTGGCAAATAACCTGAAACACGTTGGATTTTTAGATGACAtttcaaaaacgatattttgcCGCCGAGTAGGATGATAAGATTGACGCCACCTAGTCTATAGATGCTGGCAGGCATTTGTGAGCATTAACAATCTTCTCATCTAACGATATGTAAGACAGTGGATCCAACATTACCACTGAAATTAGCAAGGTCTCATatgttttccatttattttaattataccATATTAGAA contains:
- the plxdc2a gene encoding plexin domain-containing protein 2 isoform X2 produces the protein MWGTARLVTELLVVFNFQMSFTKMKSVHGLDLTNTREGRTNPNAANEQPQDKRWASRPTEGLPHQTPGIRGRYRGQHLPQDAAPDLLMKKHNNPTQIVDVGHAYYTSKIHGPGDGAARELWVDPDQWEAHGVLSGAHRRAERLNLSFDFPFYGHVLKEITVTTGGFLYTGDVMHRMLTATQYIAPLMANFDPSLSRNSTVFYWDNGTALVVQWDRVHLQDSVGLGAFTFQAVLHSSGHIVFAYKQRILAALSSQIPVAVDDIRSENHPVKVGLSDAFVVLHAIEQIPNVRRTTIYEYHKVDILKSRISSSTAVELLPLPTCLQFSSCGPCVSSQIGFNCSWCSRLQRCSSGFDRYRQDWVDHGCPEERRDHRCLLGKDLTSPAPVTSVPQRSPSVTSAPVRNAPSPTSASGQRGTDGTVPGPAAGSKPAAEAQSDERLQLGLLVGVVVTLAALAAAVLLSLYMYTHPTSSASLFCMERRPTHWPIMKFRRGSGCPSYAEVEAPGQDKDAAPVIDPEQSFIMSSRRESEQKEGFIIPDQRERFLGPESC
- the plxdc2a gene encoding plexin domain-containing protein 2 isoform X3, with translation MWGTARLVTELLVVFNFQMSFTKMKSVHGLDLTNTREGRTNPNAANEQPQDKRWASRPTEGLPHQTPGIRGRYRGQHLPQDAAPDLLMKKHNNPTQIVDVGHAYYTSKIHGPGDGAARELWVDPDQWEAHGVLSGAHRRAERLNLSFDFPFYGHVLKEITVTTGGFLYTGDVMHRMLTATQYIAPLMANFDPSLSRNSTVFYWDNGTALVVQWDRVHLQDSVGLGAFTFQAVLHSSGHIVFAYKQIPVAVDDIRSENHPVKVGLSDAFVVLHAIEQIPNVRRTTIYEYHKVDILKSRISSSTAVELLPLPTCLQFSSCGPCVSSQIGFNCSWCSRLQRCSSGFDRYRQDWVDHGCPEERRDHRCLLGKDLTSPAPVTSVPQRSPSVTSAPVRNAPSPTSASGQRGTDGTVPGPAAGSKPAAAEAQSDERLQLGLLVGVVVTLAALAAAVLLSLYMYTHPTSSASLFCMERRPTHWPIMKFRRGSGCPSYAEVEAPGQDKDAAPVIDPEQSFIMSSRRESEQKEGFIIPDQRERFLGPESC
- the plxdc2a gene encoding plexin domain-containing protein 2 isoform X1; the encoded protein is MWGTARLVTELLVVFNFQMSFTKMKSVHGLDLTNTREGRTNPNAANEQPQDKRWASRPTEGLPHQTPGIRGRYRGQHLPQDAAPDLLMKKHNNPTQIVDVGHAYYTSKIHGPGDGAARELWVDPDQWEAHGVLSGAHRRAERLNLSFDFPFYGHVLKEITVTTGGFLYTGDVMHRMLTATQYIAPLMANFDPSLSRNSTVFYWDNGTALVVQWDRVHLQDSVGLGAFTFQAVLHSSGHIVFAYKQRILAALSSQIPVAVDDIRSENHPVKVGLSDAFVVLHAIEQIPNVRRTTIYEYHKVDILKSRISSSTAVELLPLPTCLQFSSCGPCVSSQIGFNCSWCSRLQRCSSGFDRYRQDWVDHGCPEERRDHRCLLGKDLTSPAPVTSVPQRSPSVTSAPVRNAPSPTSASGQRGTDGTVPGPAAGSKPAAAEAQSDERLQLGLLVGVVVTLAALAAAVLLSLYMYTHPTSSASLFCMERRPTHWPIMKFRRGSGCPSYAEVEAPGQDKDAAPVIDPEQSFIMSSRRESEQKEGFIIPDQRERFLGPESC